Below is a window of Gossypium hirsutum isolate 1008001.06 chromosome A12, Gossypium_hirsutum_v2.1, whole genome shotgun sequence DNA.
TCTCTTGATAAAATGATTTGAAGTCATGTTagttttgaaaacatgaattctTGATGAATAAATCATAATTTGAAGCTTGCTctaatttattgtttaaaaaattaaaaaaaaatttaaaataaataaagaaatgagTCATTTGAGCATTTCGGGTTAAGTCAAATTCAAGATTGGGCTCAGAAATTTCATTAATACCTCTATTTTAGTatcaatgagaaaaaaaatatgttaattgattaattgttgtaatagttaaattgaatattattacaATGAGATTATAATCAGATAATGGGTGGCAAGGTCCAGCCTcccttaaaatgaattttttttatatgattcatttaaaatttttaaaattttaaattaataaagataaatttgcactttgaccccctaaaatataaaaaattgatttaatcatttaaaaatgataaaaatatagtctattaaaatggtgaaattgtattttttctatcataaaaattacaatttaatttcggtccccttaaaataattttctgattTCGCCCCTAATTGTAATCTACAATGAGATATATATTTGGATTTAAATGTAAGAACCAGACGACAATAAGGTGAATTATAATAAAACGAGAAATAATCATTAATGACATTTTATCATACTGACATTTTTATGTTAAACTGTATGTGTAAAACTAAAATTATAcctatattaaattataaattaataaaataaaaaagagtaaaataGGTAGAAGTACCATGGAGGCCTTATATCAAGAGCTggatttcattttgacccctctacttaaaaaaagacaaattagtccttatacgtCAGATCAAAGAGTAACTCGGCCCTTCtgctaaaaattttatcaatttctactgttaaaaactaatcCCTATACGTAAGTATGAGGTACATGTGGCATGCCATGTGTCATAATTTGATTATTCTATCAGTCATGTtggtttttaacaatagaaaatgaatggaaaaaaaagaaaagaaaagaaaagagaataagatgctctttgatctaatgtacaaatactaatttgcctattttttgagtagaggagACAAACGTAGGGGCCTTCATGATATTTTTAccgaataaaatattattttgtattatttattatttatgtgaTTACTTATTTTTAATCCATCATATTAATTACGATAATAGATTATGTTTTTGTATGTTTGTCAAAGTCAACAAAATTTAGCATGTCATTCTGTCCCATTAACAATTTAGCATAAAATGCtaactaattttaaaaacaaGAGCTTTCGTGAATAAAATTTAAAGGCCAGGGCTAATTTGGTTATGAAAAAAGGATGTACATGAACAAAGTGTAGAAGTTAAAGGATTTGTTTAGTATATTATCCTTTTCTTAAATTAACGAAGAACACGAAGGTTTAGGGCAAGCCCAACAACGAACTGTGTAGCTCGAAGAATCCCCCATTCGCCAACCACCAGCCCACCCAGCCCGAGTCCAGTCAAAGTGGAAAGCTTCACAGTTCACAGTCTCTCCTTTTCAGTTTTCACCTTTCACCTTCCTTCCTTGCTTGACTTACTGCCATGGAGGAATCTCAATTGGAACTTGACGAGAAACAATGGGGACCCATGGTTGCAGACAAAGTGTTTTCACTCTACAAATCACTTCCCAAGAAAGGGAAGCCTCAAGGACGTGAAGTCACCGTTTTATCCGCTTTTCTTCTCTCATCTCCCTCTCAAGGTTCAATCAATTTGTTGAAGATGGTGCTTCCATGGAAATACTGAATTAATTTACttactttttattcttttttgcaGTTCAGATACGGAAGTGATTGCATTAGGCACGGGAACAAAATGTATAGGCCGCTCAAAATTAACCCATAGTGGTAACATTGTCAATGATTCCCATGCTGAAATTATTGCTCGCAGAGCTTTATTAAGgttcccccctttttttttttgctaaaatggGTTTTAgggatttttataaaattaagttttagggtttctaagattttatatattttccccTTTTGTGATTGAGCCAGGTTCTTCTATGCAGAGATTCAATGTCTTAATGACAACAATGGTTTTCAAAACTCGATTTTCGAATCGGAATTGGATGGTTCCGGCGGAATAAAGTATAAAATCCGAGCAGGGTGGAAATTACATTTGTACATATCTCAATTACCATGTAATTCCTtaatggttttcttttttttttttagttttcaatttcttttttgagAATGCATTTTAAGTTTCTATGCCTCTATGTTGTGTTTAATAGGTGGGGATGCTTCACTTTGTCTGGTACCGTCTTCTATCGGTGAGCATGGTCGGTTTGTATTTAAGATTTCTGTGAAATGGTTATACCATACGTTAGTTTTGATAGTAATATGTATGATCCTCGTGCCTTTGATTGAATCGGTACCACCGTTTTCAGAAGGTTGTTCAGAACTAATTGGATTGGTTCAAAGGAAGCCTGGTCGAGGTGATACAACATTGTCAGTTAGCTGTTCTGATAAGATAGCTCGTTGGAATGTTGTTGGTGTTCAAGGTTCAAGGTTCATCACTTGCTATTATATACGTAGTCTTCTATCATTAGCATGCTACATGCTTTGTTTCTACTATCATCAATACTGAAACATGGATAACTGTGCGGcatatatgttttcctttttatgattttacattTTGTGTCTCGTCTTAGGGGCTCTCCTTTCATACTTTCTTCGACCTGTTTACCTGCATTCTGTTACTGTCGGAAGATCTCCTTATGTTTCCGAGGATGTTTGCTTGGTGAAACAATTGAAAAGATCCTTGTTCGAGCGGGTTACACCATTGTCAAATGAGCTTATAAAACCTTTTGAAGTTAACAAGGTTTGTGAAGTTTACAGTTTCTGAATCCTATATATAGGACAGGGGGGTTTTGATACTTTAATGCTGTGTGAGCAGCCGATATTTTCTGCGGCACCGGTACCACCAAAGGAGTTTCAACATTCTGAGACTGCTCAAGCCACCTTAACTTGCGGGTACTCATATTGAATATACCAAAAAATAGGTGTAGGTATTGTTTTATACTTTTGCtttttatattgatttatatATTGGTTTTTAGGTATTCTGTATGCTGGAATAAATCGGGGCTGCATGAAGTTGTTCTTGGAACTACCGGACGAAAGCAAGGCACATCTTCTAAAGGGGCAGTTTATCCATCGACGGAATCATTCTTGTGCAAGTAAGTTAAAAGTATGCTAATGGAACCAAAACATGTCATTAACGTGTTCTTATAAAAACATTTTTCCTCCCTAGGAAGCGACTTTTGGAAACTTTCATATCATTGAGGCATGAATGCAAAATCAGATGCTCATCCAACGAGGTTTCTTATCGAGAACTCAAGGTAATGATTCTTGATGCTTATGGACTTacattattaaatttcattctcGACCTTGATATATTTTTGGTCTGGTTTGCAAATATGAAGCTGGTAATAGATGCAAGAAAACATGCTT
It encodes the following:
- the LOC107929294 gene encoding tRNA-specific adenosine deaminase TAD1 isoform X1 — protein: MEESQLELDEKQWGPMVADKVFSLYKSLPKKGKPQGREVTVLSAFLLSSPSQDTEVIALGTGTKCIGRSKLTHSGNIVNDSHAEIIARRALLRFFYAEIQCLNDNNGFQNSIFESELDGSGGIKYKIRAGWKLHLYISQLPCGDASLCLVPSSIGEHEGCSELIGLVQRKPGRGDTTLSVSCSDKIARWNVVGVQGALLSYFLRPVYLHSVTVGRSPYVSEDVCLVKQLKRSLFERVTPLSNELIKPFEVNKPIFSAAPVPPKEFQHSETAQATLTCGYSVCWNKSGLHEVVLGTTGRKQGTSSKGAVYPSTESFLCKKRLLETFISLRHECKIRCSSNEVSYRELKDRAEEYSLASKLFKGRPPFRNWLLKPVNLENFSIIHNEGNYPSATHVTFKGDRLVDCFKLMLGQ
- the LOC107929294 gene encoding tRNA-specific adenosine deaminase TAD1 isoform X4, whose product is MEESQLELDEKQWGPMVADKVFSLYKSLPKKGKPQGREVTVLSAFLLSSPSQDTEVIALGTGTKCIGRSKLTHSGNIVNDSHAEIIARRALLRFFYAEIQCLNDNNGFQNSIFESELDGSGGIKYKIRAGWKLHLYISQLPCGDASLCLVPSSIGCSELIGLVQRKPGRGDTTLSVSCSDKIARWNVVGVQGALLSYFLRPVYLHSVTVGRSPYVSEDVCLVKQLKRSLFERVTPLSNELIKPFEVNKPIFSAAPVPPKEFQHSETAQATLTCGYSVCWNKSGLHEVVLGTTGRKQGTSSKGAVYPSTESFLCKKRLLETFISLRHECKIRCSSNEVSYRELKDRAEEYSLASKLFKGRPPFRNWLLKPVNLENFSIIHNEGNYPSATHVTFKGDRLVDCFKLMLGQ
- the LOC107929294 gene encoding tRNA-specific adenosine deaminase TAD1 isoform X5; translated protein: MEESQLELDEKQWGPMVADKVFSLYKSLPKKGKPQGREVTVLSAFLLSSPSQDTEVIALGTGTKCIGRSKLTHSGNIVNDSHAEIIARRALLRFFYAEIQCLNDNNGFQNSIFESELDGSGGIKYKIRAGWKLHLYISQLPCGDASLCLVPSSIGALLSYFLRPVYLHSVTVGRSPYVSEDVCLVKQLKRSLFERVTPLSNELIKPFEVNKPIFSAAPVPPKEFQHSETAQATLTCGYSVCWNKSGLHEVVLGTTGRKQGTSSKGAVYPSTESFLCKKRLLETFISLRHECKIRCSSNEVSYRELKDRAEEYSLASKLFKGRPPFRNWLLKPVNLENFSIIHNEGNYPSATHVTFKGDRLVDCFKLMLGQ
- the LOC107929294 gene encoding tRNA-specific adenosine deaminase TAD1 isoform X2; the encoded protein is MEESQLELDEKQWGPMVADKVFSLYKSLPKKGKPQGREVTVLSAFLLSSPSQDTEVIALGTGTKCIGRSKLTHSGNIVNDSHAEIIARRALLRFFYAEIQCLNDNNGFQNSIFESELDGSGGIKYKIRAGWKLHLYISQLPCGDASLCLVPSSIGEHGCSELIGLVQRKPGRGDTTLSVSCSDKIARWNVVGVQGALLSYFLRPVYLHSVTVGRSPYVSEDVCLVKQLKRSLFERVTPLSNELIKPFEVNKPIFSAAPVPPKEFQHSETAQATLTCGYSVCWNKSGLHEVVLGTTGRKQGTSSKGAVYPSTESFLCKKRLLETFISLRHECKIRCSSNEVSYRELKDRAEEYSLASKLFKGRPPFRNWLLKPVNLENFSIIHNEGNYPSATHVTFKGDRLVDCFKLMLGQ
- the LOC107929294 gene encoding tRNA-specific adenosine deaminase TAD1 isoform X3, with amino-acid sequence MEESQLELDEKQWGPMVADKVFSLYKSLPKKGKPQGREVTVLSAFLLSSPSQDTEVIALGTGTKCIGRSKLTHSGNIVNDSHAEIIARRALLRFFYAEIQCLNDNNGFQNSIFESELDGSGGIKYKIRAGWKLHLYISQLPCGDASLCLVPSSIEGCSELIGLVQRKPGRGDTTLSVSCSDKIARWNVVGVQGALLSYFLRPVYLHSVTVGRSPYVSEDVCLVKQLKRSLFERVTPLSNELIKPFEVNKPIFSAAPVPPKEFQHSETAQATLTCGYSVCWNKSGLHEVVLGTTGRKQGTSSKGAVYPSTESFLCKKRLLETFISLRHECKIRCSSNEVSYRELKDRAEEYSLASKLFKGRPPFRNWLLKPVNLENFSIIHNEGNYPSATHVTFKGDRLVDCFKLMLGQ